TCGCCTTCCATGCGATTTAGGCTTACCTAAAACGTTAAAGTAGTTGCGACTGGCGACCGTTCGATCCGGAACCGTCGATGACAGGGTTTCGACGGCGTCCGTCGGTTTCCGAGAGTACCGCCACCGGATGAGCGATCACTCGTTCGGAATCTCCGTCGTCGGATCGGTCCGTCCGTCCGACGACCGCACCGACTCGAGTCGGCCGGCGAGGTTCCGCAGGAGGACGCGGCTCGAGAAGCGGAACGTCCGCCGGCGATCCCGATAATAGAACGGCCCGAGTTCCGCGTCGGGTACCGTTCGGGGGGTGACGGCCGGATCGGACAGCTTCTCGATCCCGTCGGAGAGGAGACTAATCTGGAGCGCCGCGAGACGATCGAAGACGTCCCAGAGCGTCCGGCAGTCGGCGACGCTCGTCTCCGCGGAGGCGACGATCTCGCCGCCGTCGATCGACTCGTTCAGCCGCTGGAGCGTCGTCCCGGCGCGGTCCCGCCCGTCGTGAAAGATCACCGGCGGCCCCATCCCGCGATAGCGCCGGATATCCGCCGGATGGAAGCTCACCACGCCGTGTTCCGTCGCGGTCAGGACGTCGCCGCGAATCAGTCCGAACCCGAAGCGGACGACGACATCACAGCGGTCCGCGAGCCGGGAGACGATCCCCGGCGGGAGTTCGTTCCAGCCGTCTTCGGTCCGCGGCCGACACCGGACGTGATCCGCGTCGGCGAGCGCGTCGGCGCTCTCGGTCGCGCGTCGGTGCCACAGCGGCCGTTCGTCGCCGAACAGCCGCCCGAGGCTTCGCTCCGCGAGGACGGCTGTCCACGCTCGCTCCTCGCGGAAGACCTCGACGAGTTCGACGACGTCCGCGAGCGAGAGGCGATCTTTGCTCTCGTCCCACGACTCGTCCCCGACCGCCGTGCCGGCGGCGTTGTGGACGACGAGCGGAATCTCGACGTCGACGGCGGCCTCGCGGCGGAGTCGTTCGAGGGCACGGACTTGCCACTCGTAGAGGGACGGTTCCGCCAGTACCCCGACCGCCATCTGTTCACCCCCGGACATGCGGCGGACTACCGGCGTTCCGCCCTTTGTTACTCGCGCCATTCAGGCCGAATATTCGTCCGAAATTGGGACACTCAGCGGGAGGGACGGGTTCAGCGACCGAAAGGTCGAGGTGGTCGTCGGGCGTACGCTCGGCCGTGACCGACGAAACCGACGGGATCGACGACCGCGATGACGACGGCGATAGCGCCGACGTCGCCCACGCCCGTCGCGAGTGCGACGTTTGTGGGGCGTCCGTCCCCGCGGCGACCTACCGCGAGCACCTACTCAAGGAGTGTCCGGGAGAGCCTCGCTGACCGGCCTCGAGTCCGAACGTCGACCTCACGCGCCCGCAATCCCTTTCACCGATCTCTCCGTACGGTCGGTATGAAATTCGCCGTGTTCGGCGCCGGCGGTGTCGGCGGCTACCTCGGCGCGCGACTCGCCGACGCGGGCCACGAGGTCCACCTGATCGCACGGGGCGACCACCTCGAGGCGCTCCGGACCGACGGGTTGCGCCTCGAGAGCGTCGCCGGGGAGACGACGGTCGAACTGCCCGCGACCGACGATCCGGGCGAGATCGGGCCCTGTGACTACGTGCTCTTTTGCGTGAAGGCCTACGATACGCGCGACGCCGCCGGCGACCTCGAGCCGCTGCTCGGCGAGGAGACGGCGGTCGTCTCCTTTCAGAACGGCGTCGACAACGAACGGTGGCTCGCCGAGGAGATCGGCGACGAGCGCGTCGTCGGCGGCGTGGCCTACATCTTCTCGACGATCGGGGAGCCGGGCGTCGTCGAGCATACCGGCGGCCCGGCGCGGTTCGTCTACGGCGAACTCGACGAGCGGCGAACGGATCGGATCGAGGCGCTCGACGACGCGCTGTCGGAGAGCGAGGGCGTCGACGCGGTGCTGGCCGACGACATCCGCGTCGAACTCTGGCGGAAGTTCGCGTTCATCTGTGCGCAGGCCGGGATGACCGCCGCGACCCGGCTCCCGGTCGGCGAGATTCGGGACACCGACGCCTCGTGGGCGATGTACCGGCGGCTCCTCGAGGAGGTCTGTACCGTCGCTCGGGCGGAAGGCGTCGACCTCCCGGACGGCCTCGTCGACGAGTGGCTCGAGTTCGCCCGGGAGCTGGATCCGGAGATGTACTCCTCGCTGCAGTACGATCTGACCCACGACAAGCCGATGGAACTCGACGCGCTCCACGGCTCGGTCGTCCGCCACGCGGCCGACTGCGGCGTCGACGCGCCGATGAACGAGGCCGTCCACGCGATCCTCCGTCCCTGGGCCGACCGGAATCGGAAGGACGACTGAGAGTGAACCGTCGGTCGACACCCCGAGTGCGTACGGACGAATCCGTGCGACCGCGTTTTCCCATCGCTCGTGGATTCTCAAGACTGTTCTCTCGCAGCGAGATGCGGGGAAAATATTATGCGGACCGTTGGACTCACACCGACCAGTGACGGGACAGCACGGCTCTCGACTCTGGAAGTGTCCGAAATGTGACCGATCGGTAAACCGTTTCGTGAACGGCTGTCGGTGTCCGTTTTGTCGGGAGACCGTCGCCGACGAGTGTGACTGCGAGACGATTCACACGACCTGACCGCGAGGGTTCGCTTCGAGCCGCCGCCGTCGGTTCGGATCGCGTTAGGCGGTCTCTGACGATCGATCGAGCGCGCTCGCTACTTCTCTTCGACGTGGCGGATCTCGCAGGCAATTCCCCGAGAGCTCTCGCACATTTCGCGGCCGAACATCTCCGCGCGGCCGACGGCGAAGGCCTTCGGCCCCTCGACGACGACCTCGTCGCCGACGCGGATCTCGTCGTCGGCGTCGACGACGCCCGGCGCGAGCACGCTGCCGTGGGGGACGAAGCCGTCGATCTCGACGCGCTTGGTGGGCGCGTCGCCCTCGACCCACCGCTTCGCGCCCTCGAGCGTAAAGGAGAGCGTGCCGTACTGGGGGACCATCGTCGCGAGCTGGGTCTCCTCGCTATCGCGGACCTGGATCTTCGGATAGCGACTGGTCGTCTGGATGTCGTCGAAGAGGTCGTCGCCGGCGCCGTCGCCGAGCAGGTAGTCCGCGATGGCGCGGACGGTGTTGTGCTCGCGCTCGCGCTTGGAGTACTTCAGCTCGCCCGACAGCGCCGTTCCGAGATTGGAAAGGGACTCGTCGTCGGTGGGGTGGCCGCCCTCGGGAACGGTGTACGTGATATCGAGGTCGAGGGCCTCCTCGACGCGTCCGACGATGTCGCGGTAGCCCTCGTCGGGGACGTGGGCGATGATCTCGGGGTAGTCGTTGCGCTCGAGGTAGCGCTGCAGGACCTCGCTCACAAATTCCTTCTCGTCTTCGGACCACCGCCCCGTGACGACGGTGTCGTAGTGTTGGGCCGGATAGGTCGTCTCGAGTTCCTGCGGGACGACCCCGATGGGGCTGGTCATCGAGACGAGGTGGGCGCGCCACTGGATGACGTCGTGGAACTGGCCGTGACTCTGGGACTCGCTGTAGGGTTTCGTTGCCGAACAGGGGACCAGCACCAGCGGATTCTTGAAGCGATTCTGGTAGCGCGTGGTCACGCGGTCGGCGTACCGCTGGATCTCGACGCGTCGGAGGGTGTCCTCGGTCGCGGCGTTAATCTCCGCGTCTCGGAGGATGGGCGTGCGCTCCTCAAGGTAGCCCCACTCCGCGTCCAGTTCGCGCACGGCGGCGGTGAGCCACTGGTCGTGGCGGGCCTGTCCCTCGACGTAGTCCCGGAGGCGGCCGTCGCGGATGCGTCGGCGGACGATGCCGAGTTCGGCCGCGAGGGCGTTTCGGTTGTGCTCGGCGCAGTCCTCGCGGGTGAACTCCTCGCGGGGCTGCTGGCAGGCCGAACACGAGCAGGGGAGTTCCTCGAGGTCCTCGAGGAAGTACGCCTCGTCGGTCGTGAGATAGCGGCCCTCGGTGCCCTTCACGACCGCGGCGGTCTCGTCGAAGAGGTCGACACCGGCGTAGGCCAGCACGGCGACGTTGCGCGGCGTGGCGACGCCCGAGAAGTAGAGGGCGGTGTCGGTCGGAATCGCCTCGTGGACGTTCACGACGGCCTCGACCAGCGCCGCGCCGTGACCCGTAATCGACTGGACGTCGGAAACGGCGTAGGCGTCGGTGCCCTGCTCGTCGACGTGCTCGCTCGAGACGACCGCGACGCTCGGGTAGTCGACCTCCGGGTGATCGACCGCGAACGACTCGCGGACTTCCTCGGCGGTGCCGCCAGGGAACGCCCGGTGGGGGAGGACGGTGAGCGTCGACTCGTCGCCCTCGGGAAGCTCCCGATCGGCGCTCCACAGCGATCCCGCGTCCTCGAGGACGTCGTCGACGAGCGCGGGGGTCGTCACGGGCGACTCGAGTCGGAGTTCGCCCACGCGAGCGGCCCCATCGCGCTCGTGGACTTCGAAGTAGTCGGTCATACCCGATATGGGCGGGGGAGCGCGAAAGAGGCTGTCGGTCCCGACGCCGGAATCGCGACCGACTCTCCTTCTCGGTATTGAATATAATGATTAATAGACTCGGGAAAATTATATGAACGTCGGGGACCTTGCCGCTATCAATGACAGAACACTACGAATGTTCGAATTGCGGCTCCGAGCTGCACTACCGAACGACGAAGCACAACGGCTGTCCGAACTGCGGCACCGTCCCGCTTCACAGCGCCGACTGAGGACCCGACCGTCGCGCGATCGATCACGCTGACTGCTGACTGATCCGCGAGTCCGGCGTGTCCGCCGATTGTCGCGGTACCCGATATTCTATTCGGTGGCATATGCGAGTCGATACCGACGGTCAGGCGCGCCGAGACGCCGGTTTTCTCTACCGCGGTTCTTCGGAATTGCACCGCTCTACGCGGTTCCACGGAATCGCGCCGTCGCCGACGTGTGGCCGCGGTTGAACGAGAGCACCTCGAGTTCGATCACGTCGCCGACCGAGAGGTCGCCGGGGACCTCCTCGACGAAGACGACGAACCCCTCGATCTTGCAGACGGCCCGCCGCTCGCCGGTGTGGTGTTCCGTGAACTCGTGGACGGCGGCCTCCCTGACGTCGCCGAGATCGACCGGCGGCTCGCGCTCCTGGGCCGCCTTGTGTTTCTCGTAGGACTGCCGACGTCCCGCCGATCGACCGCCCCGGACGCGCTTACGCAGCCACGAGCCGACAACGAGAACGACGAACACACCCGCGACGAGGGCGAACACACCGACGGGCGACGCGGCGCCGAACATACGCGAGGGTGGCGTCGCTTGCGCCTTTGCTGTTCCGATGCCGCGCCGTCGGCGCCGCGGCGACGGGCCGAACCAAAAGCGCTTGCTGCTGGCCCCGAAACTAGCGCTATGGCGTTCGAACTCGACGAGATCGACAGGGGGATCCTCCATCGGCTGCAGGGCGACGCCCGCCACACGACGGCGGCGGACATCGCCGGCGACGTCGGCGTCACGGCCAACACCGTCCGAAACCGAATCCGACGACTCGAGGAGGCGGGCGTGATCGCCGGCTACGTCCCGATTATCGACTACGAGCGGACGGGGAAATCGATGCACATGGTCGTCCAGTGTACGGTACCGATCCACGAGCGCAGCGACTTGGCGGAGACCGCCCTCGGGGTCGACGGCGTGGTCGGCGTCCGCGAACTCATGACCGGACACCGGAACCTCCGGGTCGATCTCGCCGCCGAGAACAGCGAGGAGATCACGACCGCCGTCAGCCGCCTCCAGCGCGCCGGACTCGAGATCGAGGCGGAGGAACTCATCAAAGCCGAGTACCGCCAGCCGTTCGACCACTTCGGAACCGATGCCGTCGATAGCTAACTGCAAGCCCCGATTGATCTCGACTCCGCTCCGAAACCGGCGATATTTTTCGGAAACCGAGATGAATACCGCTGCTATTTCGGTAACGCCGAAATACCCGCTACCCTTTTATGGATAGGAACGGTTGAGTACAACGTGAGTAATTCATTCATCGGTTCGATCGACGACGGGTTCGACGGGGACATCAGCATCGCCGTCGTCACTGCGGTCGCGACCAAGCGCGACGTCGAGCCGACCGAGCTACCGCCCCTCTACGAGTCGATCGATCCTGATGCCCTGGACGCCCTCTTCGCACCGACGCGAACGAGCGGTCCGCGCCGCGGACGTCTCGAGTTCACCTACGACGGCCACGCGATCGTCGTCGAGTGTGGGTCCGACCTCGAGATTACGATCGACGGCACCCCGGCGACGGCCGAGCCGATTTCGGCCGGCCGCGCCGATCGACTCGGCGACTCCCGGACCGGCGCCTGAAGCGCCGGTCGACCGCGACGCTGCCACAGTCTCCGCGTCAGCCGATCGCTGAATTACTGCTTTTCAATTACGTACCGCGGAGAGTCGTCGAAATCGCGTTCGCTCTCCTCGCGCATTCGTCACGGCGGTCGTCGCCGCCTGAACGGCTCGAGGGCGATCAATCCGACGTGAGATCGATCAACTCGACGGACTCGGGAACGCGCTCGAGGACGCCGGCGGGCCAGCCGCGGTGGCCGAGCGCGAGGTCGGCGTCGGGGTTCACCTCGGCGAGTCGCGCGACGCCGTTCGCCGCGGCCGACAGGGCCGCGCGGTCGGTCCGCTCGGGAACTTCGGCCGTGAGCGGGTAGGATCTCGAGAGCGCCCGCGGGAAGGGACCGAACGGCGGTTCGACCCGCCAGGAGTCGTCGAACTCGTCGCCCCGGGCCGGCTGTCCCTCGGTGAGAAACAGCGAGTCGGGGACGGAGAGGCGCTCGAGGCGCCGGTGGTGGCGGACGACCTCGGGGCGGCGAGCGCTCTCCGACGAGACGTGGAAGAACGCGCCCTTCGAGACGGGGTCCGATCGCTCGAGTTGCTCGGCGTGGTCGAGCAGCGCTCGGTAGCCGTCGAGCATCGTCGGGTGCGAGCGGGCGCGTTGCTCGACCAGTTCCAGCAGGTTACCCGCGCGGATGGCCTGTTTGATCCGGCGAATCTCCGCGAACGTGACGTGGAGGTTGTGAGCGGCCAACTCCTCCTCGCGTTCGTCGTCAGGAAGCGCGCGGAGGTCGTCCGGTGAGTGGCTGGTGCAGACGGAACACGAACACGGCAGGTACTCGAGGTCCTCGAGCAGCCGCGTGCCCCGGACCGTGAGGTAGCGGTCGTCGCGGGCGTAGAGCGCATAGGCGGCGGAGTCGAACAGGTCACACCCCATCGCGACGCCGAGCGCGAACATCATGGGGTGGCCGGCGCCGAAGAGGTGGACCGGCGCGTCGGCGCCCAGACCGCGCTTGGCGGCGGCGACGGCGTCGACCATGTCGTCGTACCGGTAGTCGTTCATCAGGGGAACGACCGCGCCGACGGGGAAGACGTCGAGGGTGGTGCCGTTGGCGTGGCGGCCGGCCGCCTCGCGGAGGTCGGGGTAGGTCGATCCCTGCACGGGCGCCGACACGAGCATCTCGCCAGTGTCGACGCCCTCGGCGATCTCGAGGCGTTCCTGAGTCGTCTCGAGTTCGGCTTCCGCGCGGTCGCGAGGGACGTCCGGCGGCGTCGGAATGTCGACGGGCGTGGCGATATCGGAGCCGATCTTGTGTTGGAACTCGAGGATCTCCTCGGTCGTGACGTCGATGTCGCCGTATTCGGAGAGCTGAAAGGAGCCCGAATCGGTCATGATCGCGCCCGGGAAATCGAGCAGTTCGTGGAGGCCGTCCTCGAGGGCCCGCTCGCGGACGTCGTCGGTCCCGTGGATGATATACGAATTCGTGATGAGGATCTCGGCCCCGAACTCGTCGGCGAGGCGACGAGGGGCGATCGTGTCCAGATTCGGATTGATCACCGGGAGCAACGCCGGCGTTTCGACGGTGACGTCGGCCCGCGGAACGGTAAGTTCTCCGATACGTCCGCCCGCGTCGGTGTCCCGAAGTTCGAAGCTCTCGCGCATCGACCGCCCCTTCGGCCGTCGGACGTAAGTCAGTGAAGGTTTGCGACCGATCAGCTGTCGGAACGGTATACATTCCGAGAGCGTCCGTCCTGAACGCGTCGGTAAACGTCTCGTTCCGTCCAGTCTGGTATAATCTCCCATCGTCTGCAAGCACAAGTTCGATTTCACTCACTGAGGTGATAATTATCATCCGATTCACCCTGATCGCCTCGATAGCTGTGACTATAATCGACCCCGACAGGTGAACGCGAGATTAGGGACTGTTGCACGATTCCAACACCTCTTTTCTCCGAGATAATCTCGAAACAGTCGCCTCGTTTTAGCCTGAAACCGCTGGTAGGATCTATCGCAATGGTTTCACGACTACAGAAGCTCGGCGTTGCGTTCGTCGCACTGATGGTCGCACTATCCGGGGGTCCTGCCCTGGCCGGTGCGTCATCGGGCGCGAACGACGACGCCGGAGACATGGGCGACGCCGGAGATGTAGGCGAGTCGAGCGCGACACTCGAGAGCGTGCAAGTCGAGACGCTCGAACTCGATAACGTCACCGTCGAGAACGCGACGATCGAGGAGCTGAACGTCGAGGAGTTCGACGCGAACGTGTCGGCGCTGCAGGAGGAACTGGACGGAAACCAGACGAACGCCTCCGAAGACGGTAACGTGACCGGCGAAGCGAACCTCACTGACATCCAGTTCGAACAGCTCGAGCTCGAGGACGTCGAACTCGAGGAGTTCGAGGAGATGAACGAGTCGGCGAACGACTCGGCGAACGACTCGGCGATGAACGAGAGCGAGGACAACGAGTCCGACGGTCTCGGCATCTCCAGCGAGGAAGATAACGAGTCCGACACCGCTGCGGCGGTCCAGGAAGACGAGGACGACGGCATCGGTCTCGACGACAACGAGACCGAAGACAACGCGACGGAAGATAACGCGACCGAAAACGAATCCGCCGGTCAGAGTCTGATCAACGAAAGCACCGAGGAGGTCACGATCCAGAACCTGACCATCGAGACGATGGACGTCGGCGAGCTGACCGTTGAGGAGCTGAACGTCGGCGAAGACGCCGGGATGAACGCGTCCGCGAACGACTCGGCGATGAACGAGAGCGAGGACAACGAGTCCGACGGTCTCGGCATCCTCGGCGACGACGAGGAGAACAACACGTCCGAGACGGGCGCAGCGATCCAGGAAGACGAGGACGACGGCATCGGTCTCGACGACAACGAGACGGAAGACAACGCGACCGAGGATAACGAGAGCGAAAACGCGACGCAAGAGTTCGAGAACGTCACGATCGAACACTTTGACGTCGACGAGATCACGATCGAATCGATGAACGTCACCTCCGTCGAGGAAGCCGACGGCGGGATGAACGCGTCCGCGAACGACTCGGCGATGAACGAGAGCGAGGGTGAAACCATCTCCAACCTCTCCGCGTCCTCGATCACCATCGGTAACTCGACCGTCGACACGCTGACGTTCGGCGACGCGAGCGAACTCGACGAGATCGGGAGCGAGGAGCCCGAAGACAACGTGACGACGAGCGAAGCCAACGAGACGGAAGACAACGTGACCGAGGATAACGCGACGGAAGATAACGCAACTGAGGAAGACAACGAAACGGAATCCGAAAACGACTCCGAGGACGACGGCGGACTGTTTGGCTGATCGGGACGAACGCCGCGCGATCGATTCCGTTCCGATTACCCTACAATTGCGCTTTTTTTCGGCCCCCACTGATCGCGAGTGGAGACACCGCCCGCCGTCGATAGCGAACGGGCTGTGCTCGTCATCGGAGCACACACTGGCGACGACGGTCGCGAGCAACCGGTCTCGCCGATTGGAGTCGACGGCGGAACCGCTATCGGGTCGGGAATGAACGGCCGATTAGCGACTCTCAGTCGCTTCAAACACGGGGTTTCTCCGCGATAACTCTGTAACAGTCGCCTCGTTTTAGCCGGAAACCGACGGTACGTCCGACTGCAATGGCTTCACGAGCGAAACCGTTCGGTGTCGTGTTCGTCGCGTTGGCAGTCACGCTTGCGGGGGGTCCTGCCCTCGCGGGCGCTGCAACGGGGGCGAACGCTGACACCGGAGACATGGGCGATGCGGATACCGCGGCGACACTTGAGAACGTACAGGTTGCGACGCTCGAACTCGAGAACGCAACCGTCGAGAACGCGACCATCGAAGAACTGAACGTCGAACAGTTCGACGCCGCACAGGAGGACCTCGAGCAACTCAACGAGTCGATCGAACGATCCGGCGAGGGTGAAAACGAGAGCGGGAACGACACCGGCGCCGAGAACGACACTGCGAACGACAGCGGTGTGACCATCTCCAACGTCGAGCTCGAGCAACTTGCGCTCGAGAACGTCTCGTTGACGGAACTCCAGTTCGACGGCGAGCCGGTGGGAAGCACCGAGGCGAACGCGTCTGGCGGAAACGAAAGCGGCGAGAACGCCACCGGCGGGCAGCAAGCGTTGATTAGTGAAAACGCTAGTTCGCTTGCCGTCCAGAACCTGACTATCGAGACGATGAACGTCCAGCAGATGACGATCGATACCATCGAAACCGAGCAGGACGGCGGAATCCTCAGTCAGATCGGCGACTTCATCGGCGGTATCTTCGGTGGCGGCGACGGCGGGGGTTCGGCGAACGACACCGCCAACGAGTCGACCGGCGAGGAGATAGAGCAGCTCACCATCGAGCAGTTCGACGTCGAGGCCGTCTCGGTCGATACGATGTCGATCCAATCTATCGAGGAGGCTGGCTCGGACGGGAACCAGACCGAGGGCAACGAGTCCGGGATGAACGACTCCGCGGATAACGCGACGGCCGGTAACGAAACCGGCGCGACGATCTCCGAGGCCTCCGCGACGTCGATCTCGATCGAGACGCTGGAGGCCAATACCGTCACTCTCGAGGACGCGAGCGACCTCGAGGCCGCCGTCCAGGCGAGCGGTACCGCGAACGAAACTGCCGCGAACGAGACCGGTAACGAGACGGGCGCTAACGAGACTGGCTGAGACAACGGGAACGAGACGTAGTAGCGTCGTCGATGCGGTTTCGAATCGGTCGGCGCGACCACGAGCGCGGTCGGTCCGATCACGGGCGACGGTCGAGCGATCGACCACCCGTTCTGTAGATCGATTTTTGCGACAGCATCGTCGGCAACCGACCGTCCTCGAGGCTACGCTTCCGCGTCGAACAACTGGTGGTACGAGACGGCGAGGACGGTCCGCCCGTCGCGGATCTCGCCCTCGCGGACGGCCTCGAGCAGATCCTCGAACGCCGTCGGCGCCACACGAATGCTCTCGTTGTGATCGAGTTGCTGTTCGGCGGTCGGCCGACAGCCGCGGGCGACGAAGACGTGCAAGACGGCGTCGGCGATTCCGTTGGCCGGTTCGACGGTCACCAGTTGCTCGAAGCTCTCGGCCTCGTGGCCGGTCTCCTCGGCCAATTCGCGTCGGGCGGCGGCCTCGAGGTCGTCGTCGTCGGGTTCGGTGCCACCGACGGGGAGCCCGCGGCTGACGCGGTCGACGGCCTGGCGCCACTCCTCGATGCAGACGACGTCTCCGTCGGGGGTGAACGGGAGGATGCAGACGCTGGCGGGTTCCGAGAGGTAGTCGAACTCGGTTTCGGTGCCGTCGGGCAGTCGAACGCGTTCGTTAACGACGTCGAAGCCCGGACAAGTGTAGGCTATTTGGCGATCGCGGGTCTCCCAGGCGAGTGGATCCGTCGGCATACCGGGCCGTACGGCCGTGGCTCCCAAAAACGCCCCGTCACGGAAGGCGGACCGAATCCGGCCGGTGATAGCGGTCGTTACTGTGTCTATGTCCGACGTTCCGCCGTGACAGCCGTCCGTACTCGCTCTATAACAAAGTCACAGATGAGAGAAGGTCGTCACTCAGAGGGTGATCCATGGATCAGCTAACTGGTTTCCAACGTGACTTGCTGTACGTGATCGCAGGGAAGGATCGGCCGTCCGGTCAGGAGATACTCGACGACATCAACACATACATCGATCAGCCGGTCACCCACGGCCGGCTGTATCCCAACCTCGACACGCTCGTCGAGAAGGAACTCGTCGAGAAGGGGCAACTCGACCGGCGAACGAACTACTACGCGCTGACGCCGAAGGGGCGACGAGCCCTCCGGCGTCGCCAGGAGTGGGTCGACCAGTACGTCGACGTCTAACCGCTCCTGAGCGCCTTTCATCTCGACACGCCGTCGCGGCCGTCCGTAGCGGATCAACCGTTACCGAGTAGCCGTCGCAGCCGGTTCGCCGTCGTTATCTCCGTTACCGAGCGGCCTCGAGGTCGACAACCGTCTCCAGATCCGCGCTGAGCCACGCCGTCAGCAT
Above is a genomic segment from Haloterrigena salifodinae containing:
- a CDS encoding formyltransferase family protein — translated: MSGGEQMAVGVLAEPSLYEWQVRALERLRREAAVDVEIPLVVHNAAGTAVGDESWDESKDRLSLADVVELVEVFREERAWTAVLAERSLGRLFGDERPLWHRRATESADALADADHVRCRPRTEDGWNELPPGIVSRLADRCDVVVRFGFGLIRGDVLTATEHGVVSFHPADIRRYRGMGPPVIFHDGRDRAGTTLQRLNESIDGGEIVASAETSVADCRTLWDVFDRLAALQISLLSDGIEKLSDPAVTPRTVPDAELGPFYYRDRRRTFRFSSRVLLRNLAGRLESVRSSDGRTDPTTEIPNE
- a CDS encoding 2-dehydropantoate 2-reductase, translated to MKFAVFGAGGVGGYLGARLADAGHEVHLIARGDHLEALRTDGLRLESVAGETTVELPATDDPGEIGPCDYVLFCVKAYDTRDAAGDLEPLLGEETAVVSFQNGVDNERWLAEEIGDERVVGGVAYIFSTIGEPGVVEHTGGPARFVYGELDERRTDRIEALDDALSESEGVDAVLADDIRVELWRKFAFICAQAGMTAATRLPVGEIRDTDASWAMYRRLLEEVCTVARAEGVDLPDGLVDEWLEFARELDPEMYSSLQYDLTHDKPMELDALHGSVVRHAADCGVDAPMNEAVHAILRPWADRNRKDD
- the arcS gene encoding archaeosine synthase subunit alpha produces the protein MTDYFEVHERDGAARVGELRLESPVTTPALVDDVLEDAGSLWSADRELPEGDESTLTVLPHRAFPGGTAEEVRESFAVDHPEVDYPSVAVVSSEHVDEQGTDAYAVSDVQSITGHGAALVEAVVNVHEAIPTDTALYFSGVATPRNVAVLAYAGVDLFDETAAVVKGTEGRYLTTDEAYFLEDLEELPCSCSACQQPREEFTREDCAEHNRNALAAELGIVRRRIRDGRLRDYVEGQARHDQWLTAAVRELDAEWGYLEERTPILRDAEINAATEDTLRRVEIQRYADRVTTRYQNRFKNPLVLVPCSATKPYSESQSHGQFHDVIQWRAHLVSMTSPIGVVPQELETTYPAQHYDTVVTGRWSEDEKEFVSEVLQRYLERNDYPEIIAHVPDEGYRDIVGRVEEALDLDITYTVPEGGHPTDDESLSNLGTALSGELKYSKREREHNTVRAIADYLLGDGAGDDLFDDIQTTSRYPKIQVRDSEETQLATMVPQYGTLSFTLEGAKRWVEGDAPTKRVEIDGFVPHGSVLAPGVVDADDEIRVGDEVVVEGPKAFAVGRAEMFGREMCESSRGIACEIRHVEEK
- a CDS encoding TRAM domain-containing protein — its product is MFGAASPVGVFALVAGVFVVLVVGSWLRKRVRGGRSAGRRQSYEKHKAAQEREPPVDLGDVREAAVHEFTEHHTGERRAVCKIEGFVVFVEEVPGDLSVGDVIELEVLSFNRGHTSATARFRGTA
- a CDS encoding Lrp/AsnC family transcriptional regulator, producing the protein MAFELDEIDRGILHRLQGDARHTTAADIAGDVGVTANTVRNRIRRLEEAGVIAGYVPIIDYERTGKSMHMVVQCTVPIHERSDLAETALGVDGVVGVRELMTGHRNLRVDLAAENSEEITTAVSRLQRAGLEIEAEELIKAEYRQPFDHFGTDAVDS
- a CDS encoding HalOD1 output domain-containing protein; this translates as MSNSFIGSIDDGFDGDISIAVVTAVATKRDVEPTELPPLYESIDPDALDALFAPTRTSGPRRGRLEFTYDGHAIVVECGSDLEITIDGTPATAEPISAGRADRLGDSRTGA
- the tgtA gene encoding tRNA guanosine(15) transglycosylase TgtA; the encoded protein is MRESFELRDTDAGGRIGELTVPRADVTVETPALLPVINPNLDTIAPRRLADEFGAEILITNSYIIHGTDDVRERALEDGLHELLDFPGAIMTDSGSFQLSEYGDIDVTTEEILEFQHKIGSDIATPVDIPTPPDVPRDRAEAELETTQERLEIAEGVDTGEMLVSAPVQGSTYPDLREAAGRHANGTTLDVFPVGAVVPLMNDYRYDDMVDAVAAAKRGLGADAPVHLFGAGHPMMFALGVAMGCDLFDSAAYALYARDDRYLTVRGTRLLEDLEYLPCSCSVCTSHSPDDLRALPDDEREEELAAHNLHVTFAEIRRIKQAIRAGNLLELVEQRARSHPTMLDGYRALLDHAEQLERSDPVSKGAFFHVSSESARRPEVVRHHRRLERLSVPDSLFLTEGQPARGDEFDDSWRVEPPFGPFPRALSRSYPLTAEVPERTDRAALSAAANGVARLAEVNPDADLALGHRGWPAGVLERVPESVELIDLTSD
- a CDS encoding NUDIX hydrolase → MPTDPLAWETRDRQIAYTCPGFDVVNERVRLPDGTETEFDYLSEPASVCILPFTPDGDVVCIEEWRQAVDRVSRGLPVGGTEPDDDDLEAAARRELAEETGHEAESFEQLVTVEPANGIADAVLHVFVARGCRPTAEQQLDHNESIRVAPTAFEDLLEAVREGEIRDGRTVLAVSYHQLFDAEA
- a CDS encoding PadR family transcriptional regulator; the encoded protein is MDQLTGFQRDLLYVIAGKDRPSGQEILDDINTYIDQPVTHGRLYPNLDTLVEKELVEKGQLDRRTNYYALTPKGRRALRRRQEWVDQYVDV